The following coding sequences are from one Gossypium raimondii isolate GPD5lz chromosome 4, ASM2569854v1, whole genome shotgun sequence window:
- the LOC105766722 gene encoding polyadenylation and cleavage factor homolog 4 isoform X1, translated as MENPRRSFDRSREPGLKKPRLTEDLTPNPNIRPFSQRANPVAASGLRSRSNDSDINDLISGDGGAYEPQPVSHQQQHQQQQELVSQYKMALAELTFNSKPIITNLTIIAGENVHAAKAIAATVCANILEVPSDQKLPSLYLLDSIVKNIGRDYIKCFAARLPEVFCKAYKQVDPPLHQSMRHLFGTWKGVFPVQTLQVIEKELGFTPLVNGSSSGNTTSRTDTLSQRPPQSIHVNPKYLEKQRLQQSIKVNLAKGIVNDMAGTLANSKEESEKCFKIPGIEVRRTRGNVTDQGLDAPWFRATSSVTETIPSQRNGFNVKHGSQNYSASKSVNADPRLHRTHNISGRNSGGLSSSWKNSEEEEFMWEMHSRLSEHDATNFSNNLRKDCWTPDVSEKMDFESQLHRPQSIHDAVSRFDRETSADALSTEQKDKPSFGRQISTSWTDGLPAISSSRSESYSASLGGLPTGASSSLARIGMRPQTSSSHLGTPGFGFLANVASGPTGTSGKQCFQSVGTASPPEQSPMRQHSPSPSFPACHSHQQLQKLADPDYQQVLSLPRADPKPSIFSGKLNVGSHRDSPQTSAPISLHPSRHYHLSQPPLPGSVQAEPSGQTQKSLLSQISKVEAASALGSALERSNPLAIETSELSSTSSLLAAVMKTGILSSTSFTGNLPTKISQDVGQISQPPLPNCPPVFTTSGLIDAAVSSDATHDAIAGAPNSSQEKVEQLPLPPGPQPSSLVSNAPSQTSDAESKDTNPISNLLSSLVAKGLISASKKDAASLPSLPMPNQIQKSPGVESPSESLNKSSDIQSSSDAPRSSTMDEVSYAEPAPKCLVAPHQSTSTEVESLIGLELRPDVIREFHSSVIGGLLDDLPHCCSLCGLRLKLQGQLDRHLEWHEMKKTELRGSGRALRGWYVRSDDWLAGKPGQLVLDSTDSLNKLEKTTEKAERMVPADENQCACLLCGELFEDYFRLDSGEWMFKGAAYLAIPSKEGGVGTTDGSAANGPIVHANCMSESSVRDLGLSGGIKVEMEE; from the exons ATGGAGAATCCGCGTAGATCATTTGATAGATCCAGAGAACCTGGTTTGAAAAAACCACGGTTAACTGAAGACCTCACTCCGAACCCTAATATCCGGCCTTTTTCTCAACGAGCGAACCCAGTTGCCGCCTCTGGTTTGAGATCCCGGTCCAATGATTCCGACATCAATGATTTGATCAGTGGCGACGGTGGAGCTTACGAACCACAACCAGTGTCACATCAGCAGCAACACCAGCAGCAGCAAGAGTTAGTTAGCCAATATAAGATGGCGTTAGCTGAGCTCACTTTTAACTCGAAACCAATTATTACTAACTTGACGATAATCGCTGGCGAGAATGTTCATGCCGCCAAGGCCATTGCTGCTACTGTCTGCGCTAATATTCTTGAG GTTCCCAGTGACCAAAAGCTGCCATCACTCTATCTTTTAGATAGTATTGTAAAGAATATTGGGAGAGACTACATTAAATGTTTTGCTGCCAGATTACCGGAG GTGTTCTGCAAAGCATATAAACAAGTTGATCCTCCCTTGCATCAGAGTATGCGACATCTTTTTGGAACTTGGAAAGGGGTTTTCCCTGTTCAGACTCTCCAGGTGATTGAAAAGGAACTTGGCTTCACTCCTTTGGTAAATGGTTCATCTTCAGGAAACACAACATCCAGAACGGATACACTATCACAGCGTCCACCACAAAGTATTCATGTAAACCCAAAGTATCTAGAAAAGCAGCGTCTTCAACAATCAATCAAGGTGAATTTG GCAAAAGGTATAGTCAATGATATGGCTGGGACTTTGGCCAACTCAAAGGAGGAGTCTGAGAAGTGTTTTAAA ATTCCTGGCATAGAAGTTAGAAGAACCAGGGGGAATGTTACTGATCAGGGGCTTGATGCGCCTTGGTTTAGAGCTACAAGCAGTGTTACTGAGACTATTCCCAGCCAGAGGAATGGTTTCAACGTTAAGCATGGATCGCAAAATTACTCCGCATCCAAATCTGTGAATGCTGATCCTCGTTTACACCGAACTCACAATATTTCTGGTAGAAACAGCGGTGGGTTGTCTAGCAGCTGGAAAAACTCTGAGGAGGAGGAGTTTATGTGGGAGATGCACTCTAGGTTGTCTGAACATGATGCAACCAACTTCTCTAATAACTTGAGGAAAGATTGTTGGACTCCTGATGTTTCAGAAAAAATG GATTTTGAAAGTCAGCTCCACAGACCTCAAAGCATTCATGATGCGGTGTCAAGGTTTGATAGAGAGACTTCTGCTGATGCATTATCCACTGAGCAGAAGGACAAACCTTCTTTTGGCCGTCAGATTTCTACTTCATGGACAGATGGTCTGCCTGCTATTAGTTCAAGCCGTTCTGAGAGCTATTCTGCTAGTCTTGGTGGGTTGCCTACTGGTGCAAGTTCTTCCCTGGCCAGGATAGGAATGAGACCACAAACAAGTTCATCCCATTTGGGAACCCCAGGCTTTGGGTTTTTGGCGAATGTGGCATCAGGACCCACAGGTACTTCTGGAAAGCAGTGTTTTCAGTCTGTAGGAACTGCATCACCTCCTGAACAGTCTCCTATGCGCCAGCATTCACCTTCACCTTCATTTCCTGCATGCCACTCCCATCAACAGCTACAGAAATTGGCTGATCCAGATTATCAGCAAGTTCTTTCCCTGCCTCGGGCTGATCCCAAACCATCTATTTTTTCAGGAAAGTTGAATGTTGGGTCTCATAGAGACTCTCCTCAGACTTCTGCCCCGATTTCTTTGCATCCTAGCCGTCATTATCACCTTTCACAGCCACCCCTACCAGGCTCCGTGCAGGCTGAACCTTCTGGTCAGACTCAGAAGTCTCTTCTATCTCAGATCTCCAAAGTAGAAGCAGCCTCAGCACTTGGAAGTGCATTGGAGCGTTCTAATCCACTTGCTATTGAAACTTCAGAACTATCAAGTACTAGTAGTCTATTAGCTGCTGTAATGAAGACTGGAATCCTCTCCAGCACTTCATTTACTGGCAACCTTCCAACTAAGATTTCTCAAGATGTTGGGCAAATTTCACAGCCTCCTCTCCCAAATTGTCCTCCTGTTTTCACAACCTCAGGCTTGATTGATGCTGCAGTTTCATCAGATGCAACTCATGATGCAATAGCAGGTGCTCCGAATAGTTCCCAGGAAAAAGTAGAACAGCTGCCACTGCCTCCTGGACCACAACCTTCATCTCTTGTTAGTAATGCCCCATCGCAAACTTCTGATGCTGAAAGCAAGGATACAAATCCAATATCTAACCTCCTGAGCTCATTAGTTGCAAAAGGTTTGATATCTGCATCAAAGAAGGATGCTGCATCTCTCCCATCTCTTCCGATGCCCAACCAAATACAGAAGAGCCCAGGAGTCGAGAGTCCAAGTGAATCACTGAACAAGAGTTCGGACATTCAGAGTTCATCTGATGCTCCTCGATCCTCCACAATGGATGAGGTATCATATGCTGAACCTGCTCCAAAATGTTTAGTTGCCCCACATCAGTCCACCTCAACAGAAGTAGAAAGCTTGATAGGATTAGAACTCAGGCCAGATGTAATCAGAGAATTTCATTCATCTGTGATCGGTGGATTGTTGGATGACCTTCCACATTGTTGCAGCTTATGTGGTCTTCGACTTAAGCTTCAGGGACAGCTTGATAGACACTTAGAGTGGCATGAAATGAAAAAGACTGAATTAAGAGGTTCTGGTAGGGCATTGAGGGGATGGTATGTGAGGTCAGATGATTGGCTTGCTGGAAAGCCTGGGCAATTGGTATTGGATTCCACTGATTCTCTGAACAAGTTGGAAAAGACAACAGAAAAGGCTGAGCGTATGGTGCCTGCAGATGAAAATCAATGTGCATGCTTGTTATGCGGCGAGCTATTTGAAGATTATTTTAGGCTGGACAGTGGTGAATGGATGTTTAAGGGAGCAGCATACTTGGCTATCCCATCAAAGGAGGGTGGGGTGGGAACTACTGATGGGAGTGCAGCCAATGGCCCCATTGTGCATGCAAATTGCATGTCAGAAAGTTCAGTTCGGGACTTGGGACTGTCTGGTGGTATTAAAGTG GAAATGGAGGAATAA